The nucleotide sequence CGTTACTCGTTTGGAACTGTTCCAAATATTTTGTATCATCCCTATCTTAcacctctggacttttttttatgatgctacttgaaacaaaaagtctacGTCACCCAGTCAAAATTTATCTTCGATCTacgtcaaagaataattgacGCATGTCGCGCAATATTGATGTTGGCACTTTCTAAAATGTTCCTGAATAGTTCTCATTATTTTACTGTCTGGAAGTTAGTGGTGCACATTTTTTACATCTTTTGTAGTGAAATATGTCTGTGTTAcctaaagtttatattttaaatagatgccattttgctatgggtagaacTAATGACTTAACGTTCTAAGATCCTCAAGCATTCAATGGGAtctttcaaacgatgtatcgcatgactcccttttttaattaattctatttttcaaaatgtcgtcccgccgccattttgaagttttgcaaaacgATCCAGGAaccaaaaagtaatatttagatTGCTAATGATGTGATAGACTCATTCAAGAGATAATAGGGAAAGGAGGACAATAAGAGCCTCACtgtataagtaaaaaataatttgaaatactaCTCGCCCAGTAATTTGTAGTAAAAACATCCTGATATCGTCAGTTCCTAATAATAAACTGCACTCCTGTCCGTTTAAATTCAACATTCATTTCAcaggttaaataaaaacaaaaaaatgtcatGGAAAAAGATTGTTTTACTTTCTTTGTAAGTGGCCCTCGGTAGCACTAACAAAAATTGTCCAATAAATCACAGTTAACATCTAACCAACCAAATCACATCAGAAAATAAAGTAACTATACCCACAATCATTCTttgtaaaacaataataatttaaataaattaaatgcccTATTAGTCTATAAGTTTCACTTATAACTCCGAATGTTCATCCTTGTCACCTTTTGGGTCAGTGCTCGTCTGATTCGTCTCCTGTTCCTTTGGGGTCTCTATCGTATCCTCAGTTTCCTTATTTTCCTCAACGGTGCTGCTGTTATCACCCGAAGACTCCAACGGTTTCTCCACCTTTTTCGGCCTAAAGTTCCTCAATTTGTTCACCAGATACTTCACCTCCCGATCGAGGGCCGCCATTTTATCCATCAGCATCTTCACTATGAGCTTCGGTGTTTCGGATTTTTTCGCTTTTTCTTGCTCCTGCACCATTTTATCGCGCCACTCTGTCGTACTAACGATCAGTTTTTCCAGCTGATCCACCTCGGTGTCTTTGAACACGAAATTTTCCGGATTTTTCGTTTCCGTGAAGTTTTTGGAAGTTTTCAGGAAAGCGGTCGAGTGGTTGAGCATCGAGTGTAGGGCCTTTAAAGCTTCCGGTCTCTCTTTGTGCTCCCACACTCTACTGAACAGTTCTTTGGTTAAGAGACGCACTTCATCCAGTTTTTTTTCGTAAGTTTCCGCGTCCGCTTCTGATCCGTCCTCGTATAACCAATCGGAGACTTCTGAGCAGGCTTTTCTGATCTTCTCGGCCTCTTCTTCTGTGGATGCCTCAGTAAACTCGTCCTCGTAAAGTTTATTTTGCACATCGATAACGAAACTTTCCAAATTGTTTAGTGCTGTGGCACGTCTGGTGAGTTCCCGCTCCACTTGGTCCAGTTTCTTAATTTTCTCCTCGGATTTCTTGTAGTCGCTTTCGCTCAGTCCCTTAATAGATAAAACGACTTCCTCGAACTTTATAGGGGTCTTAACCGTCACGATTTTAGGTTTAGAAGATTCCGTGGCATTATTCACGTCCGTCAAATTTTGTTTCACTTCCTCACTGGTTTTATTCTCTTCCGGTTTACCGGTTTCTGGTTTATCATCTTCATGGATTTCATGCACAGGTTTCTCTTCTGCAGGAGCCGGGGCTTCACCCTCCTCCTCCTGTTTACCCCCGAACAACTTACTGAAAGTGCTGCCAATTTTCGAGAAAGTTCCCTCGTTCTCTGACGGATCCACGGTTTTCTCCACAACGAGTTCCACGTTTGCCAAATTTAATAAACCGGATTCGTCCAGGTTAAAGTGGGCCTTGATGCCTTTGCTTTCGGAGTTTGGACCCAGGTTGGCCTCCAATGCCTCCGTCACTCCTTTAAGTTTGTACTCGCTAATGTTTTGAGGTCCTAGGTAAGCAACTTCCACTTCCGGTAAGTAGTCTAGTTCGGCGTAGTTGGCAGTAAAACTGAAATCCGTGGTGTGTTTGTTGAACGTGATGATTTTCTTCTGGGGGTGTGGATTCATTAGGCCAAAAAGTGTCCTTTTGACTGTTTTAATGCCTAAAAATTAATGAGAATTATGGTTCTTGTTTTTGGATGATTGTTACTTGATTAATTACCTTCTTTGGTTTCCCTTTGGAAAACGATCTGGATGGGGAACAAAACGGCATCTTTAGTTAAAAACTTGGTCACTTTAAAGCCGGTACTTAAGTCGGCCGCTTTATAAACGGCTCCCATTGTGGCCGCTTCGTCTGTGTTAAGGTTCTTCGATAACTCCCTACCCATCGCTTTTTGAAGGATTTCTTGCACTTTTGGCACTCTGGTTCctgtaaatta is from Anthonomus grandis grandis chromosome 14, icAntGran1.3, whole genome shotgun sequence and encodes:
- the LOC126744413 gene encoding hypoxia up-regulated protein 1, translating into MRLSLFLIGALLSCLTVQYVESIAVMSVDLGSEWMKVGIVSPGVPMEIALNKESKRKSPAIISFRDNVRLFGEDAQTIGLRFPKQAYGYLIDLLGKSIDHPLVKLYQERFPYYEIVPDKERNTIMFKQDDETYFTPEELIAQLLSKAKEFAENSAQQPIKECVLTVPGFFNQVERKAFLKAAELAGLKVLQLMNDYTAVALNYGIFRAKTFNETAQYVMFYDMGASSTTATLVSYQTVKTKERGFVETHPQVSILGVGYDRTLGGLEIQLRLRDYLAKKFNEMKKTSMDVFKDARAMAKLFKEAGRLKNVLSANSEHYAQVEGLLDEKDFKLLVTRDEMEALIRDLFERVAKPAERALKTAHLTIDVVSQLVLVGAGTRVPKVQEILQKAMGRELSKNLNTDEAATMGAVYKAADLSTGFKVTKFLTKDAVLFPIQIVFQRETKEGIKTVKRTLFGLMNPHPQKKIITFNKHTTDFSFTANYAELDYLPEVEVAYLGPQNISEYKLKGVTEALEANLGPNSESKGIKAHFNLDESGLLNLANVELVVEKTVDPSENEGTFSKIGSTFSKLFGGKQEEEGEAPAPAEEKPVHEIHEDDKPETGKPEENKTSEEVKQNLTDVNNATESSKPKIVTVKTPIKFEEVVLSIKGLSESDYKKSEEKIKKLDQVERELTRRATALNNLESFVIDVQNKLYEDEFTEASTEEEAEKIRKACSEVSDWLYEDGSEADAETYEKKLDEVRLLTKELFSRVWEHKERPEALKALHSMLNHSTAFLKTSKNFTETKNPENFVFKDTEVDQLEKLIVSTTEWRDKMVQEQEKAKKSETPKLIVKMLMDKMAALDREVKYLVNKLRNFRPKKVEKPLESSGDNSSTVEENKETEDTIETPKEQETNQTSTDPKGDKDEHSEL